Proteins encoded within one genomic window of Cydia pomonella isolate Wapato2018A chromosome 12, ilCydPomo1, whole genome shotgun sequence:
- the LOC133523280 gene encoding uncharacterized protein LOC133523280 isoform X2 gives MTSDLPPAYTSLHNSTANIAVLSIKLLQILLMTLVLGIFAVYQSSIYRSMRHDGSQVHVILLSTLAFLAITGLSIYCTKARRENPYRYVFLTAHPISLVLFISFPAIILDFLSPIALAFLTYVFAVFFVLLYSVFALQTKLEFAVKHAIFLAGIVQILIYAFTVPFIWIDAFGVLYISLALFFDLIYIFWDLEIMTSKKYWHDVTPDNFVDATLNLQLDYYYIFVNIISPKIRKSVETNVQ, from the exons ATGACGTCGGATTTACCTCCAGCGTATACCTCTCTTCACAACTCTACTGCTAATATTGCT GTACTGTCCATTAAATTGCTGCAGATACTCTTAATGACATTGGTCCTAGGCATTTTTGCAGTTTATCAGTCGTCAATCTATAGATCTATGCGACATGATGGCTCGCAAGTGCACGTTAT tctgTTATCGACCTTAGCATTCCTCGCTATAACTGGTCTCTCCATATATTGCACCAAGGCTCGACGTGAGAACCCGTACCGATACGTGTTCCTGACAGCCCATCCGATTAGTTTGGTATTATTTATCAGTTTTCCGGCGATAATCTTGGATTTTTTGTCTCCA aTCGCCTTAGCTTTCCTCACCTACGTGTTTGCAGTGTTCTTCGTGCTTCTATACAGCGTTTTTGCGCTGCAGACCAAGCTAGAGTTTGCTGTCAAGCATGCCATATTTCTCGCTGGTATCGTACAGATTTTAATATATG CATTCACCGTCCCTTTCATCTGGATCGACGCTTTCGGCGTTCTGTACATCTCTCTCGCTCTCTTCTTCgacttaatttacattttctggGACTTGGAGATTATGACTTCTAAAAAGTACTGGCACGATGTCACACCAGACAATTTTGTCGACGCAACTCTGAACTTACAGTTAGACTACTACtatatatttgttaatattatcTCACCAAAAATACGTAAAAGTGTAGAAACAAATGTACAGTAA
- the LOC133523280 gene encoding uncharacterized protein LOC133523280 isoform X1, with the protein MTSDLPPAYTSLHNSTANIAMPSESDPNCEDGSELLVNNCFEDKTTRIGFIQKVLSIKLLQILLMTLVLGIFAVYQSSIYRSMRHDGSQVHVILLSTLAFLAITGLSIYCTKARRENPYRYVFLTAHPISLVLFISFPAIILDFLSPIALAFLTYVFAVFFVLLYSVFALQTKLEFAVKHAIFLAGIVQILIYAFTVPFIWIDAFGVLYISLALFFDLIYIFWDLEIMTSKKYWHDVTPDNFVDATLNLQLDYYYIFVNIISPKIRKSVETNVQ; encoded by the exons ATGACGTCGGATTTACCTCCAGCGTATACCTCTCTTCACAACTCTACTGCTAATATTGCT ATGCCAAGCGAGTCAGATCCAAATTGTGAAGATGGATCCGAACTATTGGTCAACAACTGCTTTGAAGATAAAACGACTCGGATTGGGTTCATacaaaag GTACTGTCCATTAAATTGCTGCAGATACTCTTAATGACATTGGTCCTAGGCATTTTTGCAGTTTATCAGTCGTCAATCTATAGATCTATGCGACATGATGGCTCGCAAGTGCACGTTAT tctgTTATCGACCTTAGCATTCCTCGCTATAACTGGTCTCTCCATATATTGCACCAAGGCTCGACGTGAGAACCCGTACCGATACGTGTTCCTGACAGCCCATCCGATTAGTTTGGTATTATTTATCAGTTTTCCGGCGATAATCTTGGATTTTTTGTCTCCA aTCGCCTTAGCTTTCCTCACCTACGTGTTTGCAGTGTTCTTCGTGCTTCTATACAGCGTTTTTGCGCTGCAGACCAAGCTAGAGTTTGCTGTCAAGCATGCCATATTTCTCGCTGGTATCGTACAGATTTTAATATATG CATTCACCGTCCCTTTCATCTGGATCGACGCTTTCGGCGTTCTGTACATCTCTCTCGCTCTCTTCTTCgacttaatttacattttctggGACTTGGAGATTATGACTTCTAAAAAGTACTGGCACGATGTCACACCAGACAATTTTGTCGACGCAACTCTGAACTTACAGTTAGACTACTACtatatatttgttaatattatcTCACCAAAAATACGTAAAAGTGTAGAAACAAATGTACAGTAA